From Cupriavidus taiwanensis, a single genomic window includes:
- a CDS encoding DUF2272 domain-containing protein codes for MPTLFQECLIAIAKGQHQKYHEMNEDNPILAEQIRQYWEDLGKTFLGTDVYWSAVFVSWCVKRASEDAAVAPVGFVFARRHSQFCFRAIKNAQDGTGFFWGRRIEQYAPKVGDIIQNNQPGEHFDFDYAAAHEKYASHSAIVVEASDSEIATIGGNEHNSIGKVTIQLDSHGRIKQRNSQSFISIVECAL; via the coding sequence ATGCCGACCCTCTTTCAAGAATGCCTCATTGCGATAGCGAAGGGACAACACCAGAAGTATCACGAGATGAACGAGGATAATCCAATCCTTGCCGAGCAAATCCGTCAGTACTGGGAGGATCTCGGCAAAACGTTTCTAGGAACGGATGTGTATTGGTCGGCGGTATTCGTGAGTTGGTGCGTAAAGCGAGCCTCGGAGGACGCGGCGGTGGCACCCGTGGGGTTTGTGTTCGCGCGTCGACATTCTCAGTTTTGTTTCCGGGCAATCAAGAATGCCCAGGATGGGACGGGATTTTTTTGGGGGCGAAGAATTGAACAGTACGCTCCGAAAGTTGGCGACATTATCCAAAATAATCAACCTGGCGAGCACTTCGACTTCGATTACGCCGCCGCACACGAAAAGTATGCTTCGCACTCGGCCATCGTCGTAGAAGCTTCGGATAGCGAAATAGCAACGATTGGGGGTAATGAACACAACTCAATTGGAAAGGTCACAATTCAATTGGATTCGCATGGACGCATCAAACAAAGGAATAGCCAGTCCTTCATCTCCATTGTGGAATGTGCCTTATGA